One Spinacia oleracea cultivar Varoflay chromosome 4, BTI_SOV_V1, whole genome shotgun sequence DNA segment encodes these proteins:
- the LOC110787758 gene encoding uncharacterized protein, producing MALKLDISKAYDSLEWDFIRDTLIHFDFPDKIIDLIMSCIISSMISVLWNGEICDKFKPTRGIRQGDPLSSYIFVLCLDRLSSMIEEKVQCGSWKPIALTKTIKMSHVFYADDVFLFSTASIDNMHSIMNILDSFGEMSGLKISMSKSTLIFPRSLHKSIRQDIASTYGFKFYSCFGKYLSVDIRPNKLRISNYLQLLDKSTSKVRGWQAKLLNMAGRCTLIKSVLNSHLLYVMQTNLIPASTIHDLEKCTRKFLWNKPDQNRYMSRLSWDKITSYVTCGGLGIRRLKEWNLAFIAKLGWAILTKPNKLWVKVFKEKYIKKSNFMDCISNGNHSPLWRDILKGRSVLQKGLIINIGNGKNTSLWFHHWIGETPFYTIKEVRIPDSKAHWFVNKIIQNGKWHEILPVAQKLNRFIKEISPNCSRCLSEPESHLHLFRDCTQSSILWSFIFQRIWKNEKFDFNAFYNSDWKRWIDFNLSCSMDWKVIFAVGIWHIWISRNSTVFEFKMKNCFSLYNNFFVDWKSTNFILQGKEMCQVQEVGVFKFQWIPPKQDFMKLNVDSAWKSATEAGGGGVFRRPNGSWFVGFSSKFNVNSPLAAELYALREGLMIAKDLKFDKLEVETDAIQLKLLLSNIQDQAHHELGPVLREVAQLLGQNWTVLFSHIPRFCNKVAHDLAAHSMVMAVGHKLHYIIPACAKEHYFKEFESCNQRHAAVDRNLIQAASNTTQTMNTLASSSSASEIVFGTIVSNIKQTLEVTKRKEHEAQGKGKGKVFEPFVVGGSTVSNPIEIVELEEGEVSNN from the exons atGGCGTTAAAATTGGATATTTCAAAGGCCTATGATAGTTTGGAATGGGATTTTATACGAGACACTTTAATTCATTTTGATTTCCCTGATAAAATTATCGATTTAATAATGTCTTGCATTATTTCTTCCATGATTTCAGTACTTTGGAACGGAGAAATTTGTGATAAGTTTAAACCAACAAGGGGTATACGTCAAGGGGACCCACTTTCGTCTTATATTTTTGTATTATGTCTCGATAGATTATCTTCTATGATTGAAGAAAAAGTTCAGTGTGGATCTTGGAAACCGATTGCTCTTACTAAGACCATTAAGATGTCTCATGTATTTTATGCGGATGATGTGTTTCTTTTTAGTACAGCTTCCATTGACAATATGCATAGTATTATGAATATTCTTGATTCCTTTGGAGAAATGTCTGGTCTCAAAATTAGTATGAGCAAATCTACTTTGATTTTCCCACGTTCCCTTCATAAGTCCATTAGACAGGACATTGCCTCCACTtatggttttaaattttattcatGTTTTGGAAAGTACTTGAGTGTGGACATTCGCCCTAATAAGTTAAGAATTAGTAATTACCTTCAATTACTTGATAAATCTACTAGTAAAGTTAGAGGTTGGCAAGCCAAACTTCTAAACATGGCGGGAAGATGTACCCTAATCAAATCTGTCCTTAATTCTCATCTCCTCTATGTCATGCAAACCAATCTGATACCTGCTTCTACTATTCATGATTTGGAAAAATGTACTAGGAAATTTTTGTGGAATAAACCAGACCAAAATAGATACATGTCCCGTCTTTCTTGGGACAAAATCACTTCTTATGTTACGTGCGGAGGACTTGGGATAAGGCGTTTAAAAGAATGGAACTTAGCTTTTATAGCAAAATTAGGTTGGGCCATTCTTACAAAACCGAACAAGTTGTGGGTCAAAGTgtttaaagaaaaatatattaagAAATCAAACTTTATGGACTGCATTAGTAATGGAAATCATTCTCCCCTTTGGAGAGATATTCTTAAGGGACGTAGTGTTCTCCAAAAGGGTCTAATCATAAATATTGGGAATGGTAAGAATACTTCATTATGGTTTCATCATTGGATTGGGGAAACACCTTTTTACACTATTAAAGAGGTTAGAATTCCAGATTCCAAAGCTCATTGGTTTGTCAACAAAATCATTCAAAATGGGAAGTG GCATGAAATCCTCCCAGTAGCACAAAAACTGAATAGGTTCATAAAGGAAATTAGTCCAAATTGCTCTAGATGTCTATCAGAACCTGAATCTCATCTACATCTATTTAGGGATTGTACCCAATCCAGCATCCTATGGTCTTTCATTTTTCAAAGGATATGGAAGAATGAAAAGTTTGATTTTAATGCTTTTTATAATTCGGATTGGAAAAGatggattgattttaatttatctTGTTCCATGGATTGGAAAGTGATATTTGCTGTTGGCATCTGGCACATTTGGATTTCAAGAAATTCCACTGTTTTTGAATTTAAGATGAAGAATTGCTTCTCACTTTATAACAATTTCTTTGTGGATTGGAAAAGCACTAACTTCATTTTGCAAGGAAAAGAAATGTGTCAGGTACAGGAGGTTggagttttcaaatttcaatggaTTCCACCAAAACAAGACTTTATGAAACTCAATGTGGATAGTGCCTGGAAGTCTGCAACTGAAGCTGGTGGAGGGGGTGTCTTCAGAAGACCTAATGGTTCATGGTTTGTTGGTTTTTCCAGCAAATTTAATGTCAATTCACCATTGGCTGCTGAGTTGTATGCTTTGCGTGAAGGATTGATGATTGCCAAAGACCTCAAGTTTGATAAATTGGAAGTGGAAACTGATGCAATTCAATTGAAGTTACTTCTGAGCAATATTCAAGATCAGGCGCATCATGAGTTAGGCCCAGTGCTTAGAGAAGTTGCCCAGTTATTAGGTCAGAACTGGACAGTTCTATTCTCTCACATTCCTCGTTTCTGCAACAAGGTGGCTCATGATTTAGCTGCTCATTCTATGGTTATGGCAGTGGGCCATAAGCTTCACTACATCATTCCGGCTTGTGCTAAAGAGCATTATTTCAAAGAATTTGAATCTTGCAACCAAAGGCATGCTGCTGTTGACAGGAATTTGATACAGGCTGCGAGCAATACAACTCAGACTATGAATACGCTTGCTTCCTCTTCTTCAGCATCTGAAATTGTTTTTGGAACAATTGTGTCAAACATCAAGCAAACATTAGAGGTGACTAAAAGAAAGGAACATGAAGCTCAGGGGAAAGGAAAGGGTAAAGTGTTCGAGCCTTTTGTTGTTGGAGGTTCAACAGTCTCTAACCCAATTGAGATTGTTGAACTGGAGGAGGGTGAAGTTTCCAACAACTAA
- the LOC110788364 gene encoding uncharacterized protein, with product MANSLLLDPSALTTTKHPSFLSPQSTPLLRPYPIRLTSLTTFSSPFINPKSSQKPFKLSPKCNAKTPNSSDSELGIKEKTLSSIGFILDKISEALNVLKKPAVAALLVGVLLMYDPNSAFAASGGRMGGRSFAPRSSMSSGSRSYSVQPSSPGLSRSVPYFAPSPFGGAGIYVGPAFGIGAGSSLFLIMMGFAAFILVSGFLSDRDDGGLLTATERTSVIKLQVGLLGMARSLQSDLNQIAETADTSTPEGLNYVLTESMLALLRHPDYCISAYSSVDIKKSIEEGEKRFNQLSIEERGKFDEETLVNVNNIKRQSNKSSRATGYSNEYIVITILVAAEGLHKLPTINGSMDLKEAMQKLGSIPSSKTMAVEVLWTPQNENDTLSERELLEDYPLLKPL from the exons ATGGCGAATTCCCTGCTTCTCGACCCGTCAGCATTAACCACCACTAAACATcctagttttctctctcctcaatccACCCCTCTTTTGCGCCCTTATCCAATTCGATTAACCTCCTTAACCACATTTTCCTCCCCTTTTATAAACCCTAAATCTTCCCAAAAACCCTTCAAATTATCCCCAAAATGCAACGCCAAAACCCCGAATTCTTCCGATTCCGAACTGGGTATCAAAGAGAAGACCCTGAGTTCAATTGGGTTTATTTTAGATAAGATTTCCGAGGCCTTAAATGTCCTTAAGAAGCCGGCGGTTGCGGCTTTGTTGGTGGGTGTTTTGTTGATGTATGACCCGAATTCTGCTTTTGCGGCGTCTGGGGGGAGAATGGGAGGGCGGTCATTTGCTCCGAGATCGTCGATGTCGTCTGGTTCTCGGAGCTACTCTGTTCAGCCCTCGAGCCCGGGGCTTTCACGTTCGGTGCCGTATTTCGCTCCTTCCCCGTTTGGGGGTGCTGGGATTTATGTTGGACCGGCTTTTGGAATTGGAGCTGGCTCGAGTTTGTTTTTGATTATGATGGGTTTTGCTGCGTTTATTTTGGTTTCTGGTTTCCTTTCTGATCGGGATGATGGTGGGTTGTTGACGGCTACTGAGAGAACTAGTGTGATCAAACTTCAG GTCGGACTTTTGGGCATGGCACGGTCACTTCAAAGTGATCTCAATCAGATTGCTGAAACTGCTGATACATCAACCCCAGAGGGTCTAAATTATGTTTTAACTG AATCGATGCTGGCTTTGCTTCGGCACCCTGATTATTGCATATCAGCCTATTCATCT GTCGACATCAAAAAGAGTATAGAGGAGGGAGAAAAGAGGttcaatcaactttcaatcGAGGAACGAGGGAAATTTGATGAAGAAACTCTTGTTAATGTGAATAACATAAAGAGACAGAGCAATAAAAGCTCAAGAGCCACTGGATATAGCAACGAGTACATAGTG ATTACCATTTTGGTGGCTGCTGAAGGACTACATAAACTGCCTACCATTAACGGGAGCATGGATTTGAAAGAAGCGATGCAAAAACTTGGGTCAATTCCTTCAAGTAAAACTATG GCAGTGGAGGTGCTTTGGACTCCTCAGAATGAAAATGATACATTGTCAGAGAGAGAACTACTTGAAGACTACCCCCTTTTGAAGCCTCTATGA